A region of Homo sapiens chromosome 17, GRCh38.p14 Primary Assembly DNA encodes the following proteins:
- the TRIM65 gene encoding E3 ubiquitin-protein ligase TRIM65 isoform 1 (isoform 1 is encoded by transcript variant 1), with the protein MAAQLLEEKLTCAICLGLYQDPVTLPCGHNFCGACIRDWWDRCGKACPECREPFPDGAELRRNVALSGVLEVVRAGPARDPGPDPGPGPDPAARCPRHGRPLELFCRTEGRCVCSVCTVRECRLHERALLDAERLKREAQLRASLEVTQQQATQAEGQLLELRKQSSQIQNSACILASWVSGKFSSLLQALEIQHTTALRSIEVAKTQALAQARDEEQRLRVHLEAVARHGCRIRELLEQVDEQTFLQESQLLQPPGPLGPLTPLQWDEDQQLGDLKQLLSRLCGLLLEEGSHPGAPAKPVDLAPVEAPGPLAPVPSTVCPLRRKLWQNYRNLTFDPVSANRHFYLSRQDQQVKHCRQSRGPGGPGSFELWQVQCAQSFQAGHHYWEVRASDHSVTLGVSYPQLPRCRLGPHTDNIGRGPCSWGLCVQEDSLQAWHNGEAQRLPGVSGRLLGMDLDLASGCLTFYSLEPQTQPLYTFHALFNQPLTPVFWLLEGRTLTLCHQPGAVFPLGPQEEVLS; encoded by the exons ATGGCCGCGCAGCTGCTGGAGGAGAAGCTGACCTGCGCCATCTGCCTGGGGCTCTACCAGGACCCAGTGACGCTGCCCTGCGGCCACAACTTCTGCGGGGCCTGCATCCGGGACTGGTGGGACCGCTGCGGAAAGGCGTGCCCCGAGTGCCGGGAGCCCTTTCCCGACGGCGCCGAGCTGCGCCGCAACGTGGCCCTCAGCGGCGTGCTGGAGGTGGTGCGCGCCGGGCCCGCCCGGGATCCCGGCCCCGATCCCGGCCCCGGCCCCGACCCTGCCGCGCGCTGCCCCCGCCACGGGCGGCCGCTGGAGCTCTTCTGCCGGACCGAGGGCCGCTGTGTGTGCAGCGTGTGCACCGTGCGCGAGTGTCGCCTCCACGAGCGGGCGCTGCTGGATGCCGAGCGCCTCAAGCGCGAG GCCCAGCTGAGAGCCAGCCTGGAGGTTACCCAGCAGCAGGCCACCCAGGCCGAAGGCCAGCTACTAGAGCTGCGCAAGCAAAGCAGCCAGATCCAG AACTCGGCCTGCATCTTGGCCTCCTGGGTCTCCGGCAAGTTCAGCAGCCTGCTACAGGCCCTGGAAATACAGCACACGACAGCACTGAGGAGCATCGAGGTGGCCAAGACGCAGGCGCTGGCACAGGCTCGAGACGAGGAGCAGCGGCTGCGGGTCCATTTGGAGGCTGTGGCTCGCCATGGCTGCAGGATCCGGGAGCTCCTGGAGCAGGTGGATGAGCAGACCTTCCTGCAG GAATCGCAGCTCCTCCAGCCCCCAGGGCCTCTTGGGCCACTGACCCCTCTGCAGTGGGATGAAGACCAACAGCTGGGTGACCTGAAGCAGTTGCTAAGCCGGCTGTGTGGCCTCCTCTTGGAAGAGGGGAGCCACCCTGGGGCACCAGCCAAGCCTGTGGACTTAGCCCCCGTGG AGGCCCCAGGTCCCCTGGCACCGGTCCCAAGCACAGTTTGTCCACTGAGGAGGAAACTCTGGCAGA ATTATCGCAATCTGACCTTTGATCCAGTCAGCGCCAACCGTCACTTCTATCTGTCGCGCCAGGACCAGCAGGTGAAGCACTGTCGTCAGTCCCGGGGCCCAGGCGGGCCCGGCAGCTTTGAGCTCTGGCAGGTGCAATGTGCCCAGAGCTTCCAGGCCGGGCACCACTACTGGGAGGTGCGCGCGTCAGACCACTCGGTGACACTGGGCGTCTCCTACCCGCAACTGCCACGGTGCAGGCTGGGGCCCCACACAGACAACATTGGCCGGGGACCCTGCTCCTGGGGGCTCTGCGTCCAGGAGGACAGCCTCCAGGCCTGGCACAACGGGGAAGCCCAGCGCCTCCCAGGGGTGTCAGGGCGGCTCCTGGGCATGGATTTGGACCTGGCCTCAGGCTGCCTCACCTTCTACAGCCTGGAGCCCCAGACCCAGCCCCTGTACACCTTCCATGCCCTCTTCAACCAGCCCCTCACCCCCGTCTTCTGGCTCCTCGAGGGTAGGACCCTGACCCTGTGCCATCAGCCAGGGGCTGTGTTCCCTCTGGGGCCCCAGGAAGAGGTGCTCAGCTGA
- the TRIM65 gene encoding E3 ubiquitin-protein ligase TRIM65 isoform X2 has translation MAAQLLEEKLTCAICLGLYQDPVTLPCGHNFCGACIRDWWDRCGKACPECREPFPDGAELRRNVALSGVLEVVRAGPARDPGPDPGPGPDPAARCPRHGRPLELFCRTEGRCVCSVCTVRECRLHERALLDAERLKREAQLRASLEVTQQQATQAEGQLLELRKQSSQIQNSACILASWVSGKFSSLLQALEIQHTTALRSIEVAKTQALAQARDEEQRLRVHLEAVARHGCRIRELLEQVDEQTFLQESQLLQPPGPLGPLTPLQWDEDQQLGDLKQLLSRLCGLLLEEGSHPGAPAKPVDLAPVGKTDPRPPPAVLGPAAPPAGGVEAGQGPHIVTSPTIPLTLLCPLEAPGPLAPVPSTVCPLRRKLWQNYRNLTFDPVSANRHFYLSRQDQQVKHCRQSRGPGGPGSFELWQVQCAQSFQAGHHYWEVRASDHSVTLGVSYPQLPRCRLGPHTDNIGRGPCSWGLCVQEDSLQAWHNGEAQRLPGVSGRLLGMDLDLASGCLTFYSLEPQTQPLYTFHALFNQPLTPVFWLLEGRTLTLCHQPGAVFPLGPQEEVLS, from the exons ATGGCCGCGCAGCTGCTGGAGGAGAAGCTGACCTGCGCCATCTGCCTGGGGCTCTACCAGGACCCAGTGACGCTGCCCTGCGGCCACAACTTCTGCGGGGCCTGCATCCGGGACTGGTGGGACCGCTGCGGAAAGGCGTGCCCCGAGTGCCGGGAGCCCTTTCCCGACGGCGCCGAGCTGCGCCGCAACGTGGCCCTCAGCGGCGTGCTGGAGGTGGTGCGCGCCGGGCCCGCCCGGGATCCCGGCCCCGATCCCGGCCCCGGCCCCGACCCTGCCGCGCGCTGCCCCCGCCACGGGCGGCCGCTGGAGCTCTTCTGCCGGACCGAGGGCCGCTGTGTGTGCAGCGTGTGCACCGTGCGCGAGTGTCGCCTCCACGAGCGGGCGCTGCTGGATGCCGAGCGCCTCAAGCGCGAG GCCCAGCTGAGAGCCAGCCTGGAGGTTACCCAGCAGCAGGCCACCCAGGCCGAAGGCCAGCTACTAGAGCTGCGCAAGCAAAGCAGCCAGATCCAG AACTCGGCCTGCATCTTGGCCTCCTGGGTCTCCGGCAAGTTCAGCAGCCTGCTACAGGCCCTGGAAATACAGCACACGACAGCACTGAGGAGCATCGAGGTGGCCAAGACGCAGGCGCTGGCACAGGCTCGAGACGAGGAGCAGCGGCTGCGGGTCCATTTGGAGGCTGTGGCTCGCCATGGCTGCAGGATCCGGGAGCTCCTGGAGCAGGTGGATGAGCAGACCTTCCTGCAG GAATCGCAGCTCCTCCAGCCCCCAGGGCCTCTTGGGCCACTGACCCCTCTGCAGTGGGATGAAGACCAACAGCTGGGTGACCTGAAGCAGTTGCTAAGCCGGCTGTGTGGCCTCCTCTTGGAAGAGGGGAGCCACCCTGGGGCACCAGCCAAGCCTGTGGACTTAGCCCCCGTGGGTAAGACTGACCCCAGGCCTCCCCCTGCTGTCCTGGGTCCAGCTGCCCCTCCCGCTGGGGGGGTGGAGGCGGGTCAGGGCCCACACATCGTGACCTCTCCAACCATTCCCTTAACACTGCTTTGCCCCCTAGAGGCCCCAGGTCCCCTGGCACCGGTCCCAAGCACAGTTTGTCCACTGAGGAGGAAACTCTGGCAGA ATTATCGCAATCTGACCTTTGATCCAGTCAGCGCCAACCGTCACTTCTATCTGTCGCGCCAGGACCAGCAGGTGAAGCACTGTCGTCAGTCCCGGGGCCCAGGCGGGCCCGGCAGCTTTGAGCTCTGGCAGGTGCAATGTGCCCAGAGCTTCCAGGCCGGGCACCACTACTGGGAGGTGCGCGCGTCAGACCACTCGGTGACACTGGGCGTCTCCTACCCGCAACTGCCACGGTGCAGGCTGGGGCCCCACACAGACAACATTGGCCGGGGACCCTGCTCCTGGGGGCTCTGCGTCCAGGAGGACAGCCTCCAGGCCTGGCACAACGGGGAAGCCCAGCGCCTCCCAGGGGTGTCAGGGCGGCTCCTGGGCATGGATTTGGACCTGGCCTCAGGCTGCCTCACCTTCTACAGCCTGGAGCCCCAGACCCAGCCCCTGTACACCTTCCATGCCCTCTTCAACCAGCCCCTCACCCCCGTCTTCTGGCTCCTCGAGGGTAGGACCCTGACCCTGTGCCATCAGCCAGGGGCTGTGTTCCCTCTGGGGCCCCAGGAAGAGGTGCTCAGCTGA
- the TRIM65 gene encoding E3 ubiquitin-protein ligase TRIM65 isoform X4, giving the protein MAAQLLEEKLTCAICLGLYQDPVTLPCGHNFCGACIRDWWDRCGKACPECREPFPDGAELRRNVALSGVLEVVRAGPARDPGPDPGPGPDPAARCPRHGRPLELFCRTEGRCVCSVCTVRECRLHERALLDAERLKREAQLRASLEVTQQQATQAEGQLLELRKQSSQIQGPGHPEAPPVPAQNSACILASWVSGKFSSLLQALEIQHTTALRSIEVAKTQALAQARDEEQRLRVHLEAVARHGCRIRELLEQVDEQTFLQESQLLQPPGPLGPLTPLQWDEDQQLGDLKQLLSRLCGLLLEEGSHPGAPAKPVDLAPVDYRNLTFDPVSANRHFYLSRQDQQVKHCRQSRGPGGPGSFELWQVQCAQSFQAGHHYWEVRASDHSVTLGVSYPQLPRCRLGPHTDNIGRGPCSWGLCVQEDSLQAWHNGEAQRLPGVSGRLLGMDLDLASGCLTFYSLEPQTQPLYTFHALFNQPLTPVFWLLEGRTLTLCHQPGAVFPLGPQEEVLS; this is encoded by the exons ATGGCCGCGCAGCTGCTGGAGGAGAAGCTGACCTGCGCCATCTGCCTGGGGCTCTACCAGGACCCAGTGACGCTGCCCTGCGGCCACAACTTCTGCGGGGCCTGCATCCGGGACTGGTGGGACCGCTGCGGAAAGGCGTGCCCCGAGTGCCGGGAGCCCTTTCCCGACGGCGCCGAGCTGCGCCGCAACGTGGCCCTCAGCGGCGTGCTGGAGGTGGTGCGCGCCGGGCCCGCCCGGGATCCCGGCCCCGATCCCGGCCCCGGCCCCGACCCTGCCGCGCGCTGCCCCCGCCACGGGCGGCCGCTGGAGCTCTTCTGCCGGACCGAGGGCCGCTGTGTGTGCAGCGTGTGCACCGTGCGCGAGTGTCGCCTCCACGAGCGGGCGCTGCTGGATGCCGAGCGCCTCAAGCGCGAG GCCCAGCTGAGAGCCAGCCTGGAGGTTACCCAGCAGCAGGCCACCCAGGCCGAAGGCCAGCTACTAGAGCTGCGCAAGCAAAGCAGCCAGATCCAG GGCCCTGGCCACCCTGAAGCCCCTCCTGTTCCCGCCCAGAACTCGGCCTGCATCTTGGCCTCCTGGGTCTCCGGCAAGTTCAGCAGCCTGCTACAGGCCCTGGAAATACAGCACACGACAGCACTGAGGAGCATCGAGGTGGCCAAGACGCAGGCGCTGGCACAGGCTCGAGACGAGGAGCAGCGGCTGCGGGTCCATTTGGAGGCTGTGGCTCGCCATGGCTGCAGGATCCGGGAGCTCCTGGAGCAGGTGGATGAGCAGACCTTCCTGCAG GAATCGCAGCTCCTCCAGCCCCCAGGGCCTCTTGGGCCACTGACCCCTCTGCAGTGGGATGAAGACCAACAGCTGGGTGACCTGAAGCAGTTGCTAAGCCGGCTGTGTGGCCTCCTCTTGGAAGAGGGGAGCCACCCTGGGGCACCAGCCAAGCCTGTGGACTTAGCCCCCGTGG ATTATCGCAATCTGACCTTTGATCCAGTCAGCGCCAACCGTCACTTCTATCTGTCGCGCCAGGACCAGCAGGTGAAGCACTGTCGTCAGTCCCGGGGCCCAGGCGGGCCCGGCAGCTTTGAGCTCTGGCAGGTGCAATGTGCCCAGAGCTTCCAGGCCGGGCACCACTACTGGGAGGTGCGCGCGTCAGACCACTCGGTGACACTGGGCGTCTCCTACCCGCAACTGCCACGGTGCAGGCTGGGGCCCCACACAGACAACATTGGCCGGGGACCCTGCTCCTGGGGGCTCTGCGTCCAGGAGGACAGCCTCCAGGCCTGGCACAACGGGGAAGCCCAGCGCCTCCCAGGGGTGTCAGGGCGGCTCCTGGGCATGGATTTGGACCTGGCCTCAGGCTGCCTCACCTTCTACAGCCTGGAGCCCCAGACCCAGCCCCTGTACACCTTCCATGCCCTCTTCAACCAGCCCCTCACCCCCGTCTTCTGGCTCCTCGAGGGTAGGACCCTGACCCTGTGCCATCAGCCAGGGGCTGTGTTCCCTCTGGGGCCCCAGGAAGAGGTGCTCAGCTGA
- the TRIM65 gene encoding E3 ubiquitin-protein ligase TRIM65 isoform X3, giving the protein MAAQLLEEKLTCAICLGLYQDPVTLPCGHNFCGACIRDWWDRCGKACPECREPFPDGAELRRNVALSGVLEVVRAGPARDPGPDPGPGPDPAARCPRHGRPLELFCRTEGRCVCSVCTVRECRLHERALLDAERLKREAQLRASLEVTQQQATQAEGQLLELRKQSSQIQGPGHPEAPPVPAQNSACILASWVSGKFSSLLQALEIQHTTALRSIEVAKTQALAQARDEEQRLRVHLEAVARHGCRIRELLEQVDEQTFLQESQLLQPPGPLGPLTPLQWDEDQQLGDLKQLLSRLCGLLLEEGSHPGAPAKPVDLAPVEAPGPLAPVPSTVCPLRRKLWQNYRNLTFDPVSANRHFYLSRQDQQVKHCRQSRGPGGPGSFELWQVQCAQSFQAGHHYWEVRASDHSVTLGVSYPQLPRCRLGPHTDNIGRGPCSWGLCVQEDSLQAWHNGEAQRLPGVSGRLLGMDLDLASGCLTFYSLEPQTQPLYTFHALFNQPLTPVFWLLEGRTLTLCHQPGAVFPLGPQEEVLS; this is encoded by the exons ATGGCCGCGCAGCTGCTGGAGGAGAAGCTGACCTGCGCCATCTGCCTGGGGCTCTACCAGGACCCAGTGACGCTGCCCTGCGGCCACAACTTCTGCGGGGCCTGCATCCGGGACTGGTGGGACCGCTGCGGAAAGGCGTGCCCCGAGTGCCGGGAGCCCTTTCCCGACGGCGCCGAGCTGCGCCGCAACGTGGCCCTCAGCGGCGTGCTGGAGGTGGTGCGCGCCGGGCCCGCCCGGGATCCCGGCCCCGATCCCGGCCCCGGCCCCGACCCTGCCGCGCGCTGCCCCCGCCACGGGCGGCCGCTGGAGCTCTTCTGCCGGACCGAGGGCCGCTGTGTGTGCAGCGTGTGCACCGTGCGCGAGTGTCGCCTCCACGAGCGGGCGCTGCTGGATGCCGAGCGCCTCAAGCGCGAG GCCCAGCTGAGAGCCAGCCTGGAGGTTACCCAGCAGCAGGCCACCCAGGCCGAAGGCCAGCTACTAGAGCTGCGCAAGCAAAGCAGCCAGATCCAG GGCCCTGGCCACCCTGAAGCCCCTCCTGTTCCCGCCCAGAACTCGGCCTGCATCTTGGCCTCCTGGGTCTCCGGCAAGTTCAGCAGCCTGCTACAGGCCCTGGAAATACAGCACACGACAGCACTGAGGAGCATCGAGGTGGCCAAGACGCAGGCGCTGGCACAGGCTCGAGACGAGGAGCAGCGGCTGCGGGTCCATTTGGAGGCTGTGGCTCGCCATGGCTGCAGGATCCGGGAGCTCCTGGAGCAGGTGGATGAGCAGACCTTCCTGCAG GAATCGCAGCTCCTCCAGCCCCCAGGGCCTCTTGGGCCACTGACCCCTCTGCAGTGGGATGAAGACCAACAGCTGGGTGACCTGAAGCAGTTGCTAAGCCGGCTGTGTGGCCTCCTCTTGGAAGAGGGGAGCCACCCTGGGGCACCAGCCAAGCCTGTGGACTTAGCCCCCGTGG AGGCCCCAGGTCCCCTGGCACCGGTCCCAAGCACAGTTTGTCCACTGAGGAGGAAACTCTGGCAGA ATTATCGCAATCTGACCTTTGATCCAGTCAGCGCCAACCGTCACTTCTATCTGTCGCGCCAGGACCAGCAGGTGAAGCACTGTCGTCAGTCCCGGGGCCCAGGCGGGCCCGGCAGCTTTGAGCTCTGGCAGGTGCAATGTGCCCAGAGCTTCCAGGCCGGGCACCACTACTGGGAGGTGCGCGCGTCAGACCACTCGGTGACACTGGGCGTCTCCTACCCGCAACTGCCACGGTGCAGGCTGGGGCCCCACACAGACAACATTGGCCGGGGACCCTGCTCCTGGGGGCTCTGCGTCCAGGAGGACAGCCTCCAGGCCTGGCACAACGGGGAAGCCCAGCGCCTCCCAGGGGTGTCAGGGCGGCTCCTGGGCATGGATTTGGACCTGGCCTCAGGCTGCCTCACCTTCTACAGCCTGGAGCCCCAGACCCAGCCCCTGTACACCTTCCATGCCCTCTTCAACCAGCCCCTCACCCCCGTCTTCTGGCTCCTCGAGGGTAGGACCCTGACCCTGTGCCATCAGCCAGGGGCTGTGTTCCCTCTGGGGCCCCAGGAAGAGGTGCTCAGCTGA
- the TRIM65 gene encoding E3 ubiquitin-protein ligase TRIM65 isoform X1, whose amino-acid sequence MAAQLLEEKLTCAICLGLYQDPVTLPCGHNFCGACIRDWWDRCGKACPECREPFPDGAELRRNVALSGVLEVVRAGPARDPGPDPGPGPDPAARCPRHGRPLELFCRTEGRCVCSVCTVRECRLHERALLDAERLKREAQLRASLEVTQQQATQAEGQLLELRKQSSQIQGPGHPEAPPVPAQNSACILASWVSGKFSSLLQALEIQHTTALRSIEVAKTQALAQARDEEQRLRVHLEAVARHGCRIRELLEQVDEQTFLQESQLLQPPGPLGPLTPLQWDEDQQLGDLKQLLSRLCGLLLEEGSHPGAPAKPVDLAPVGKTDPRPPPAVLGPAAPPAGGVEAGQGPHIVTSPTIPLTLLCPLEAPGPLAPVPSTVCPLRRKLWQNYRNLTFDPVSANRHFYLSRQDQQVKHCRQSRGPGGPGSFELWQVQCAQSFQAGHHYWEVRASDHSVTLGVSYPQLPRCRLGPHTDNIGRGPCSWGLCVQEDSLQAWHNGEAQRLPGVSGRLLGMDLDLASGCLTFYSLEPQTQPLYTFHALFNQPLTPVFWLLEGRTLTLCHQPGAVFPLGPQEEVLS is encoded by the exons ATGGCCGCGCAGCTGCTGGAGGAGAAGCTGACCTGCGCCATCTGCCTGGGGCTCTACCAGGACCCAGTGACGCTGCCCTGCGGCCACAACTTCTGCGGGGCCTGCATCCGGGACTGGTGGGACCGCTGCGGAAAGGCGTGCCCCGAGTGCCGGGAGCCCTTTCCCGACGGCGCCGAGCTGCGCCGCAACGTGGCCCTCAGCGGCGTGCTGGAGGTGGTGCGCGCCGGGCCCGCCCGGGATCCCGGCCCCGATCCCGGCCCCGGCCCCGACCCTGCCGCGCGCTGCCCCCGCCACGGGCGGCCGCTGGAGCTCTTCTGCCGGACCGAGGGCCGCTGTGTGTGCAGCGTGTGCACCGTGCGCGAGTGTCGCCTCCACGAGCGGGCGCTGCTGGATGCCGAGCGCCTCAAGCGCGAG GCCCAGCTGAGAGCCAGCCTGGAGGTTACCCAGCAGCAGGCCACCCAGGCCGAAGGCCAGCTACTAGAGCTGCGCAAGCAAAGCAGCCAGATCCAG GGCCCTGGCCACCCTGAAGCCCCTCCTGTTCCCGCCCAGAACTCGGCCTGCATCTTGGCCTCCTGGGTCTCCGGCAAGTTCAGCAGCCTGCTACAGGCCCTGGAAATACAGCACACGACAGCACTGAGGAGCATCGAGGTGGCCAAGACGCAGGCGCTGGCACAGGCTCGAGACGAGGAGCAGCGGCTGCGGGTCCATTTGGAGGCTGTGGCTCGCCATGGCTGCAGGATCCGGGAGCTCCTGGAGCAGGTGGATGAGCAGACCTTCCTGCAG GAATCGCAGCTCCTCCAGCCCCCAGGGCCTCTTGGGCCACTGACCCCTCTGCAGTGGGATGAAGACCAACAGCTGGGTGACCTGAAGCAGTTGCTAAGCCGGCTGTGTGGCCTCCTCTTGGAAGAGGGGAGCCACCCTGGGGCACCAGCCAAGCCTGTGGACTTAGCCCCCGTGGGTAAGACTGACCCCAGGCCTCCCCCTGCTGTCCTGGGTCCAGCTGCCCCTCCCGCTGGGGGGGTGGAGGCGGGTCAGGGCCCACACATCGTGACCTCTCCAACCATTCCCTTAACACTGCTTTGCCCCCTAGAGGCCCCAGGTCCCCTGGCACCGGTCCCAAGCACAGTTTGTCCACTGAGGAGGAAACTCTGGCAGA ATTATCGCAATCTGACCTTTGATCCAGTCAGCGCCAACCGTCACTTCTATCTGTCGCGCCAGGACCAGCAGGTGAAGCACTGTCGTCAGTCCCGGGGCCCAGGCGGGCCCGGCAGCTTTGAGCTCTGGCAGGTGCAATGTGCCCAGAGCTTCCAGGCCGGGCACCACTACTGGGAGGTGCGCGCGTCAGACCACTCGGTGACACTGGGCGTCTCCTACCCGCAACTGCCACGGTGCAGGCTGGGGCCCCACACAGACAACATTGGCCGGGGACCCTGCTCCTGGGGGCTCTGCGTCCAGGAGGACAGCCTCCAGGCCTGGCACAACGGGGAAGCCCAGCGCCTCCCAGGGGTGTCAGGGCGGCTCCTGGGCATGGATTTGGACCTGGCCTCAGGCTGCCTCACCTTCTACAGCCTGGAGCCCCAGACCCAGCCCCTGTACACCTTCCATGCCCTCTTCAACCAGCCCCTCACCCCCGTCTTCTGGCTCCTCGAGGGTAGGACCCTGACCCTGTGCCATCAGCCAGGGGCTGTGTTCCCTCTGGGGCCCCAGGAAGAGGTGCTCAGCTGA
- the TRIM65 gene encoding E3 ubiquitin-protein ligase TRIM65 isoform X13 — MAAQLLEEKLTCAICLGLYQDPVTLPCGHNFCGACIRDWWDRCGKACPECREPFPDGAELRRNVALSGVLEVVRAGPARDPGPDPGPGPDPAARCPRHGRPLELFCRTEGRCVCSVCTVRECRLHERALLDAERLKREAQLRASLEVTQQQATQAEGQLLELRKQSSQIQNSACILASWVSGKFSSLLQALEIQHTTALRSIEVAKTQALAQARDEEQRLRVHLEAVARHGCRIRELLEQVDEQTFLQIIAI; from the exons ATGGCCGCGCAGCTGCTGGAGGAGAAGCTGACCTGCGCCATCTGCCTGGGGCTCTACCAGGACCCAGTGACGCTGCCCTGCGGCCACAACTTCTGCGGGGCCTGCATCCGGGACTGGTGGGACCGCTGCGGAAAGGCGTGCCCCGAGTGCCGGGAGCCCTTTCCCGACGGCGCCGAGCTGCGCCGCAACGTGGCCCTCAGCGGCGTGCTGGAGGTGGTGCGCGCCGGGCCCGCCCGGGATCCCGGCCCCGATCCCGGCCCCGGCCCCGACCCTGCCGCGCGCTGCCCCCGCCACGGGCGGCCGCTGGAGCTCTTCTGCCGGACCGAGGGCCGCTGTGTGTGCAGCGTGTGCACCGTGCGCGAGTGTCGCCTCCACGAGCGGGCGCTGCTGGATGCCGAGCGCCTCAAGCGCGAG GCCCAGCTGAGAGCCAGCCTGGAGGTTACCCAGCAGCAGGCCACCCAGGCCGAAGGCCAGCTACTAGAGCTGCGCAAGCAAAGCAGCCAGATCCAG AACTCGGCCTGCATCTTGGCCTCCTGGGTCTCCGGCAAGTTCAGCAGCCTGCTACAGGCCCTGGAAATACAGCACACGACAGCACTGAGGAGCATCGAGGTGGCCAAGACGCAGGCGCTGGCACAGGCTCGAGACGAGGAGCAGCGGCTGCGGGTCCATTTGGAGGCTGTGGCTCGCCATGGCTGCAGGATCCGGGAGCTCCTGGAGCAGGTGGATGAGCAGACCTTCCTGCAG ATTATCGCAATCTGA
- the TRIM65 gene encoding E3 ubiquitin-protein ligase TRIM65 isoform X12, whose translation MAAQLLEEKLTCAICLGLYQDPVTLPCGHNFCGACIRDWWDRCGKACPECREPFPDGAELRRNVALSGVLEVVRAGPARDPGPDPGPGPDPAARCPRHGRPLELFCRTEGRCVCSVCTVRECRLHERALLDAERLKREAQLRASLEVTQQQATQAEGQLLELRKQSSQIQGPGHPEAPPVPAQNSACILASWVSGKFSSLLQALEIQHTTALRSIEVAKTQALAQARDEEQRLRVHLEAVARHGCRIRELLEQVDEQTFLQIIAI comes from the exons ATGGCCGCGCAGCTGCTGGAGGAGAAGCTGACCTGCGCCATCTGCCTGGGGCTCTACCAGGACCCAGTGACGCTGCCCTGCGGCCACAACTTCTGCGGGGCCTGCATCCGGGACTGGTGGGACCGCTGCGGAAAGGCGTGCCCCGAGTGCCGGGAGCCCTTTCCCGACGGCGCCGAGCTGCGCCGCAACGTGGCCCTCAGCGGCGTGCTGGAGGTGGTGCGCGCCGGGCCCGCCCGGGATCCCGGCCCCGATCCCGGCCCCGGCCCCGACCCTGCCGCGCGCTGCCCCCGCCACGGGCGGCCGCTGGAGCTCTTCTGCCGGACCGAGGGCCGCTGTGTGTGCAGCGTGTGCACCGTGCGCGAGTGTCGCCTCCACGAGCGGGCGCTGCTGGATGCCGAGCGCCTCAAGCGCGAG GCCCAGCTGAGAGCCAGCCTGGAGGTTACCCAGCAGCAGGCCACCCAGGCCGAAGGCCAGCTACTAGAGCTGCGCAAGCAAAGCAGCCAGATCCAG GGCCCTGGCCACCCTGAAGCCCCTCCTGTTCCCGCCCAGAACTCGGCCTGCATCTTGGCCTCCTGGGTCTCCGGCAAGTTCAGCAGCCTGCTACAGGCCCTGGAAATACAGCACACGACAGCACTGAGGAGCATCGAGGTGGCCAAGACGCAGGCGCTGGCACAGGCTCGAGACGAGGAGCAGCGGCTGCGGGTCCATTTGGAGGCTGTGGCTCGCCATGGCTGCAGGATCCGGGAGCTCCTGGAGCAGGTGGATGAGCAGACCTTCCTGCAG ATTATCGCAATCTGA